The following coding sequences are from one Holophagales bacterium window:
- a CDS encoding potassium transporter Kup, whose translation MKTDSGESTGSHPPSPSPSGAYEAVSAGTEKTHLPAAPQGKYLAILTVGALGVVFGDIGTSPLYALRECFTGHHPIPPSPANVLGILSLIFWALVLTISIKYLGIVLRADNRGEGGILALMALLKPPSGSGASRHVVLVALGLFGAALLYGDSIITPAITVLSAVEGLEIVTPAFKPYIQPIVVVILIVLFLIQKKGTAGVGAVFGPVMVLWFIVLAVLGVVHIFDAPRVVAAVNPAYGFRFFVENGMTGFLLLGSVFLVVTGGEALYADMGHFGAKPIRVGWFAFVLPSLLLNYFGQGALLLTNPAAAANPLFGLAPKWGLLPLVLLATAASVIASQAVISGAFSLTRQAIQLGYMPRLRIDHTSEKEIGQIYLPSINWALALSCIWLVLSFRTSGALAAAYGVAVTTTMGITTVLLYVYARETWKVSRAVAAPIAAALLVVDLAFFGANIVKIGHGGWVPLAIAFFVYTVMTTWKKGRIILADRLREASLPVDVFLQDVEKRSPTRVRGTAVFMDRTPEGIPPPLLHNLKHNKILHDRIVFLTVVTDEVPRLKEKERSRVQFLGPCFWRVTLHYGFMENPDVPRALRKLKLDGKGFEPMETTFFLGRETLIASKRPGMALWREHVFAWMARSEGRATAFFNIPPGRVVELGLQVEL comes from the coding sequence TTGAAGACGGATTCCGGCGAGTCCACGGGCTCGCACCCCCCATCGCCTTCGCCCTCCGGGGCATACGAAGCCGTCTCGGCCGGCACGGAGAAGACCCACCTTCCGGCGGCCCCGCAGGGGAAGTACCTCGCCATTCTCACCGTCGGCGCCCTCGGGGTCGTTTTCGGCGACATCGGGACGAGCCCCCTCTACGCTCTTCGCGAGTGCTTCACGGGCCACCATCCGATTCCGCCGTCGCCCGCGAACGTCCTCGGCATCCTCTCCCTGATCTTCTGGGCGCTCGTCCTGACGATCTCGATCAAGTACCTCGGCATCGTCCTCAGGGCCGACAACCGGGGGGAGGGCGGCATCCTCGCCCTCATGGCGCTCCTCAAACCGCCGTCGGGATCGGGCGCCTCGCGCCACGTCGTCCTCGTCGCCCTCGGTCTCTTCGGGGCGGCGCTCCTCTACGGCGACAGCATCATCACGCCGGCCATCACGGTCCTCTCGGCCGTCGAGGGGCTCGAGATCGTCACGCCCGCGTTCAAGCCCTACATCCAGCCGATCGTCGTCGTCATCCTCATCGTCCTCTTCCTCATCCAGAAGAAGGGGACAGCGGGTGTCGGCGCCGTCTTCGGCCCGGTCATGGTTCTCTGGTTCATCGTCCTGGCCGTCCTCGGCGTCGTCCACATCTTCGACGCGCCACGGGTCGTGGCGGCCGTGAACCCGGCCTACGGCTTCCGTTTCTTCGTCGAGAACGGGATGACCGGCTTTCTCCTGCTCGGGTCGGTCTTCCTCGTCGTCACCGGCGGCGAGGCGCTCTACGCCGACATGGGCCACTTCGGGGCGAAGCCGATCCGCGTCGGGTGGTTCGCGTTCGTCCTCCCGTCGCTCCTCCTCAACTACTTCGGCCAGGGAGCGCTCCTCCTGACGAACCCGGCCGCCGCCGCGAATCCGCTCTTCGGCCTCGCGCCGAAGTGGGGCCTGCTGCCGCTCGTCCTGCTCGCGACGGCGGCCTCCGTCATCGCCTCGCAGGCCGTGATCTCGGGCGCCTTCTCGCTGACGCGACAGGCGATCCAGCTCGGCTACATGCCGCGCCTGAGGATCGACCACACCTCCGAGAAGGAGATCGGGCAGATCTACCTCCCCTCGATCAACTGGGCGCTGGCCCTTTCCTGCATCTGGCTCGTCCTCTCGTTCCGGACCTCGGGCGCCCTCGCGGCCGCGTACGGCGTCGCCGTGACGACGACGATGGGGATCACGACGGTTCTCCTGTACGTCTACGCCCGCGAGACGTGGAAGGTCTCCCGCGCCGTCGCGGCGCCGATCGCCGCCGCGCTCCTCGTCGTGGACCTCGCGTTCTTCGGCGCGAACATCGTGAAGATCGGGCACGGCGGCTGGGTCCCTCTCGCCATCGCCTTCTTCGTCTACACGGTCATGACGACCTGGAAGAAGGGCCGGATCATCCTCGCGGACCGCCTGCGGGAGGCCTCGCTCCCGGTCGACGTCTTCCTTCAGGACGTCGAGAAGAGGTCGCCGACGCGCGTGAGGGGGACCGCGGTCTTCATGGACCGGACCCCGGAAGGAATTCCGCCGCCGCTCCTGCACAACCTCAAGCACAACAAGATCCTCCACGACAGGATCGTCTTCCTGACCGTCGTCACCGACGAGGTGCCGCGGCTGAAGGAGAAGGAGCGGAGCCGGGTGCAGTTCCTCGGGCCGTGCTTCTGGCGCGTCACGCTCCACTACGGCTTCATGGAGAACCCCGACGTGCCGCGGGCGCTGCGCAAGCTCAAGCTCGACGGCAAGGGGTTCGAGCCGATGGAGACGACGTTCTTCCTCGGCCGCGAGACCCTCATCGCGAGCAAGCGCCCCGGGATGGCCCTGTGGCGCGAGCACGTCTTCGCCTGGATGGCCCGCTCCGAGGGCCGCGCGACGGCGTTCTTCAACATCCCGCCGGGGCGCGTCGTCGAGCTGGGCCTCCAGGTCGAGCTCTGA
- a CDS encoding TldD/PmbA family protein, translated as MLAAAHAAVKTALGKGAQEASARTYRVREVNVKWRDGKLEQIDEATTRGLGLSLYVDGRYSSVSTSDLRPEALDTFIGDSVVLTRALAKDPFRALPDPKLYEGQAKVDLLLEDPKYSTVTPEQRRSVAKEIEAAARSVKGAEAILSVTSNFSDTLAETWRVTSNGFSGARRDTSFFISAEVSVKDPDGRKPEDYAYGGSRFVAEVPKADQVGREAAERAISRLGAKKGESAVLTMAIENRAAGRLPSYLLGPLSGGALQQKRSFLEGKLGQPIASPLLTLVDDPLVPKGFGSRLFDGEGIAAKRMPVLEAGVLKTYFIDTYYGKKLQMAPTTAGPSNLVWTLGDKDQAALLAAMKDGILVTGFLGGNSNGLTGDFSLGVQGFRVRGGRIAEPVGEMNIAGNHLDLWKKLAAVGNDPYPYSSMKTPTLVFEGVQFAGT; from the coding sequence ATGCTCGCCGCCGCCCACGCCGCCGTGAAGACCGCGCTCGGCAAGGGGGCGCAGGAGGCCTCCGCGCGCACCTACCGCGTCCGCGAGGTCAACGTGAAGTGGCGCGACGGGAAGCTGGAGCAGATCGACGAGGCGACGACCCGCGGACTCGGCCTCTCGCTCTACGTCGACGGCCGCTACTCGAGCGTCTCGACGAGCGACCTCCGTCCCGAGGCGCTCGACACGTTCATCGGCGACTCCGTCGTCCTGACCCGGGCCCTCGCGAAGGACCCCTTCCGGGCCCTGCCCGACCCGAAGCTCTACGAGGGCCAGGCGAAGGTCGACCTCCTGCTCGAGGACCCGAAGTACTCCACGGTGACCCCCGAGCAGCGGCGGTCCGTCGCGAAGGAGATCGAGGCCGCGGCCCGCTCCGTCAAGGGGGCCGAAGCGATCCTCTCCGTCACCTCGAACTTCAGCGACACGCTCGCCGAGACCTGGCGCGTCACCTCGAACGGCTTCTCCGGCGCGCGGCGCGACACGTCGTTCTTCATCTCGGCCGAGGTGAGCGTGAAGGACCCCGACGGCCGCAAGCCGGAGGACTACGCCTACGGCGGCTCGCGGTTCGTCGCGGAGGTCCCGAAGGCCGACCAGGTCGGCCGCGAGGCCGCAGAGCGCGCCATCTCCCGCCTCGGAGCGAAGAAGGGCGAGTCGGCGGTGCTGACGATGGCCATCGAGAACCGCGCGGCGGGCCGCCTTCCCTCCTACCTCCTCGGCCCCCTCTCGGGCGGCGCCCTCCAGCAGAAGCGCTCGTTCCTCGAGGGCAAGCTCGGCCAGCCGATCGCGAGCCCCCTCCTCACCCTCGTCGACGACCCTCTCGTCCCCAAGGGGTTCGGCTCGCGCCTCTTCGACGGCGAGGGGATCGCCGCGAAGCGGATGCCGGTCCTCGAGGCCGGCGTCCTGAAGACCTACTTCATCGACACCTACTACGGGAAGAAGCTCCAGATGGCCCCGACCACCGCCGGGCCGTCGAACCTCGTCTGGACCCTCGGCGACAAGGACCAGGCGGCCCTCCTCGCCGCGATGAAGGACGGCATCCTCGTCACCGGCTTCCTCGGCGGCAACTCCAACGGCCTCACCGGCGACTTCTCCCTCGGCGTCCAGGGCTTCCGCGTCCGCGGCGGCAGGATCGCCGAGCCCGTCGGCGAGATGAACATCGCAGGCAACCACCTCGACCTCTGGAAGAAGCTCGCCGCCGTGGGCAACGACCCCTACCCCTACTCCTCCATGAAGACCCCGACCCTCGTCTTCGAGGGCGTCCAGTTCGCGGGGACCTGA
- a CDS encoding MFS transporter, which yields MASDRRQVRAWLAYDWANSAWAMTVAVAVLPVYFAGTVVPKGGVEVLGMRLDATVLWGYVNSASTLAVFLTAPILGAIADRLGARRALLSAFGIAGGLLTALLGLCGAGDVFTTLLIYALSQFAFVSANVFYDSFLPHLAKDEELDRLSARGFAVGYVGGSLHFVLALVLMATHARWGLSAEAAARVALSSAGLWWAGFGAITFLGLEEPEHGGTRPGVLRAVREGVADTLATTRRVAKVKPVLLFLLAFILYNDGVQTVIKMASLYGTEEVGVGMPLMMGTLLGIQLLAMVGALVFARLAGIWGTKRVLLLAVSLWLVAVAWAYVLTTPAGFVGLAALAGLVLGAVQALSRSLFAAMIPREASAELFGFFSVFNKLAGILGTFLFATVRQATGTSRPAILSVAVLFVAGLVLLWRVDEKEAKRRREELR from the coding sequence ATGGCGTCGGACCGGCGGCAGGTGCGGGCGTGGCTCGCGTACGACTGGGCCAACTCGGCCTGGGCGATGACGGTCGCGGTCGCGGTGTTGCCCGTCTACTTCGCGGGCACGGTCGTGCCGAAGGGGGGCGTCGAGGTCCTGGGGATGCGGCTCGACGCCACCGTGCTCTGGGGATACGTCAACAGCGCGTCGACGCTCGCGGTCTTCCTCACCGCGCCGATCCTGGGCGCGATCGCCGACCGGCTCGGGGCGCGGCGGGCCCTGCTTTCGGCGTTCGGGATCGCCGGGGGCCTGCTCACGGCGCTCCTCGGCCTCTGCGGGGCGGGGGACGTCTTCACGACCCTTCTGATCTACGCCCTGTCGCAGTTCGCGTTCGTCTCGGCGAACGTCTTCTACGACTCCTTCCTGCCGCACCTGGCGAAGGACGAAGAGCTCGACCGCCTCTCGGCGCGCGGGTTCGCCGTGGGGTACGTCGGGGGCTCGCTCCACTTCGTCCTGGCGCTCGTCCTGATGGCGACGCACGCCCGGTGGGGCCTCTCGGCCGAGGCGGCCGCGCGGGTCGCGCTCTCCTCGGCGGGACTCTGGTGGGCCGGTTTCGGGGCAATCACGTTCCTCGGGCTGGAGGAGCCGGAACACGGCGGCACGCGCCCGGGCGTGCTTCGGGCCGTTCGGGAAGGTGTCGCCGACACGCTCGCCACCACGCGGAGGGTGGCGAAGGTGAAGCCGGTCCTGCTCTTCCTCCTCGCTTTCATCCTCTACAACGACGGTGTCCAGACCGTCATCAAGATGGCCTCCCTCTACGGCACGGAGGAGGTCGGCGTCGGGATGCCGCTCATGATGGGAACGCTCCTCGGCATCCAGCTCCTCGCGATGGTGGGCGCCCTCGTCTTCGCCCGGCTCGCCGGGATCTGGGGAACGAAACGCGTCCTCCTGCTGGCGGTCTCCCTCTGGCTCGTGGCCGTGGCGTGGGCCTACGTCCTGACGACGCCGGCGGGGTTCGTCGGCCTCGCCGCGCTCGCCGGCCTCGTCCTCGGTGCCGTGCAGGCGCTGTCCCGATCTCTCTTCGCCGCCATGATCCCGCGGGAGGCGTCGGCGGAGCTCTTCGGCTTCTTCTCCGTCTTCAACAAGCTCGCCGGGATCCTCGGCACGTTCCTCTTCGCGACCGTGCGGCAGGCGACGGGGACGTCGCGACCGGCCATCCTCTCGGTGGCCGTCCTCTTCGTCGCGGGGCTCGTCCTCCTCTGGAGGGTCGACGAGAAGGAGGCGAAGAGGCGGCGGGAGGAGCTGCGCTGA
- a CDS encoding TldD/PmbA family protein: MSRRKLIGLGAATLAGAALPDALFHLSSAAAAAVGPTEGIGYFARFGVTEKMLRDGLSAALSRGADYADLFFQHRVANGLGLEDGEVNRASTSVELGVGVRAVKGDQTGYAYTEDLTLEALVQAAKTAAAIADGPAKAGPKGLKVGAALPARYPVKTRWEDVRPQQKLPLLSGLNEKVLAADKRIRKVNVSFGDEAGAILIADSNGRIVEDLQPMTRLYLSCVAEQDGKKETNGYNVAGRADIGFYSPERLDRMVKEAVSRTVVLFDAVTPPAGEMPVVLAAGASGILLHEAIGHGMEADFNRKGVSIFSDRIGKPVAAKFVNIVDEGTLPAARGAINVDDEGNPVGKTMLVENGILTTYLHDAISARHYKVKPTGNGRRESYRYAPLPRMRATYMLPGPHKKDEIIASVKKGIYCTNFTNGQVQIGAGDFTFYVKNGFLIEDGKLTTPIKDVNIIGNGPKVLEKIDMVADDLAVDEGGWTCGKDGQSVPVSQGIPTVRVASITVGGRGKA, translated from the coding sequence ATGTCGAGACGAAAGCTGATCGGTCTCGGGGCGGCGACACTCGCCGGGGCCGCCCTGCCCGACGCACTCTTCCACCTCTCCTCGGCGGCCGCGGCGGCCGTCGGCCCCACCGAGGGCATCGGCTACTTCGCCCGCTTCGGCGTGACGGAGAAGATGCTCCGCGACGGCCTCTCCGCCGCGCTGTCCCGCGGGGCCGACTACGCCGACCTCTTCTTCCAGCACCGCGTCGCCAACGGCCTCGGGCTCGAGGACGGCGAGGTGAACAGGGCCTCCACCTCGGTCGAGCTCGGTGTCGGCGTCCGCGCCGTCAAGGGGGACCAGACCGGGTACGCCTACACCGAAGACCTCACCCTCGAAGCGCTCGTCCAGGCCGCGAAGACGGCCGCCGCGATCGCCGACGGACCGGCGAAGGCCGGTCCGAAGGGGCTGAAGGTGGGTGCCGCCCTCCCCGCCCGCTATCCCGTGAAGACCCGCTGGGAAGACGTGCGCCCGCAGCAGAAGCTGCCGCTCCTCTCCGGCCTCAACGAGAAGGTCCTCGCGGCCGACAAGCGGATCCGCAAGGTGAACGTCAGCTTCGGCGACGAGGCGGGCGCCATCCTGATCGCCGACTCGAACGGACGGATCGTCGAGGACCTGCAGCCGATGACGCGACTGTACCTTTCTTGTGTCGCCGAGCAGGACGGCAAGAAGGAGACGAACGGCTACAACGTCGCCGGACGCGCCGACATCGGCTTCTACTCGCCCGAGAGGCTCGACCGCATGGTGAAGGAGGCGGTCTCCAGAACGGTCGTCCTCTTCGACGCCGTCACCCCGCCGGCCGGAGAGATGCCGGTCGTCCTCGCCGCCGGAGCGTCGGGGATCCTCCTCCACGAGGCGATCGGCCACGGCATGGAGGCCGACTTCAACCGCAAGGGGGTCTCCATCTTCTCCGACCGGATCGGCAAGCCGGTCGCCGCGAAGTTCGTGAACATCGTCGACGAGGGGACGCTGCCCGCCGCCCGAGGGGCCATCAACGTCGACGACGAGGGGAACCCGGTCGGCAAGACGATGCTCGTGGAGAACGGCATCCTCACGACCTACCTCCACGACGCGATCTCCGCCAGGCACTACAAGGTCAAGCCGACCGGCAACGGACGCCGCGAGAGCTACCGCTACGCGCCCCTGCCGCGCATGCGCGCGACCTACATGCTCCCGGGCCCGCACAAGAAGGACGAGATCATCGCTTCGGTGAAGAAGGGGATCTACTGCACGAACTTCACGAACGGGCAGGTCCAGATCGGCGCGGGAGACTTCACCTTCTACGTCAAGAACGGGTTCCTCATCGAGGACGGCAAGCTGACGACCCCGATCAAGGACGTCAACATCATCGGCAACGGCCCGAAGGTCCTCGAGAAGATCGACATGGTCGCCGACGACCTCGCCGTCGACGAGGGGGGCTGGACGTGCGGCAAGGACGGCCAGTCGGTCCCGGTGTCGCAGGGCATTCCCACCGTGCGCGTCGCGTCGATCACCGTCGGCGGACGCGGGAAGGCGTGA